One stretch of Salmo trutta chromosome 7, fSalTru1.1, whole genome shotgun sequence DNA includes these proteins:
- the si:ch211-216l23.2 gene encoding uncharacterized protein si:ch211-216l23.2 isoform X1: MSEDEDFSNCVHCNMPKDHAMDFVMAEYGRGLGQRMQQKDPAETGARAAELVDDYLEREKVEKHAVPSDTRQLHFFLADGVHLYPEELSTIAKYLHNCQHHLQAMSTETGDGPLPERTKMLPPGLGKPPPLLPTPSGPRGRETPPWRREHSATHLMTSPGPRLRPLHCCPCTRVKGPLMVPHPLAPPFLHTASVVHYIEDPHTTTAPEEPHPH; encoded by the exons AT GAGTGAGGATGAAGATTTCAGCAattgtg TCCACTGCAACATGCCCAAGGACCATGCCATGGACTTTGTGATGGCGGAGTATGGCCGTGGGCTTGGGCAGCGGATGCAGCAGAAGGACCCTGCAGAAACGGGGGCGCGGGCGGCCGAGCTGGTGGACGACTACCTGGAGAGGGAGAAGGTGGAGAAGCATGCCGTGCCCTCTGACACCCGCCAGCTGCACTTCTTCCTGGCCGATGGAGTCCACCTGTACCCCGAGGAGCTGAGCACCATTGCAAAGTATCTCCACAACTGCCAGCACCATCTGCAAG CCATGTCCACTGAGACAGGTGATGGCCCCCTTCCTGAGAGGACGAAGATGTTGCCTCCTGGTTTAGGGAAACCCCCACCGCTGCTACCTACCCCCTCAGGCCCTCGTGGCAGAGAGACACCCCCTTGGAGGAGAGAGCACTCTGCTACCCACCTCATGACTTCTCCAG GCCCAAGACTAAGGCCCCTCCACTGCTGTCCATGCACCAGGGTCAAGGGCCCCCTCATGGTCCCCCACCCCCTCGCGCCCCCCTTTCTACACACGGCCTCCGTGGTCCATTACATCGAGGACCCCCACACCACCACGGCCCCCGAGGAGCCCCACCCTCACTGA
- the si:ch211-216l23.2 gene encoding uncharacterized protein si:ch211-216l23.2 isoform X2: MPKDHAMDFVMAEYGRGLGQRMQQKDPAETGARAAELVDDYLEREKVEKHAVPSDTRQLHFFLADGVHLYPEELSTIAKYLHNCQHHLQAMSTETGDGPLPERTKMLPPGLGKPPPLLPTPSGPRGRETPPWRREHSATHLMTSPGPRLRPLHCCPCTRVKGPLMVPHPLAPPFLHTASVVHYIEDPHTTTAPEEPHPH; the protein is encoded by the exons ATGCCCAAGGACCATGCCATGGACTTTGTGATGGCGGAGTATGGCCGTGGGCTTGGGCAGCGGATGCAGCAGAAGGACCCTGCAGAAACGGGGGCGCGGGCGGCCGAGCTGGTGGACGACTACCTGGAGAGGGAGAAGGTGGAGAAGCATGCCGTGCCCTCTGACACCCGCCAGCTGCACTTCTTCCTGGCCGATGGAGTCCACCTGTACCCCGAGGAGCTGAGCACCATTGCAAAGTATCTCCACAACTGCCAGCACCATCTGCAAG CCATGTCCACTGAGACAGGTGATGGCCCCCTTCCTGAGAGGACGAAGATGTTGCCTCCTGGTTTAGGGAAACCCCCACCGCTGCTACCTACCCCCTCAGGCCCTCGTGGCAGAGAGACACCCCCTTGGAGGAGAGAGCACTCTGCTACCCACCTCATGACTTCTCCAG GCCCAAGACTAAGGCCCCTCCACTGCTGTCCATGCACCAGGGTCAAGGGCCCCCTCATGGTCCCCCACCCCCTCGCGCCCCCCTTTCTACACACGGCCTCCGTGGTCCATTACATCGAGGACCCCCACACCACCACGGCCCCCGAGGAGCCCCACCCTCACTGA